The Sorex araneus isolate mSorAra2 chromosome 5, mSorAra2.pri, whole genome shotgun sequence genome has a segment encoding these proteins:
- the RCC1 gene encoding regulator of chromosome condensation isoform X1: MPPKRIAKKRSPPEDALPKSKKVKDHRNQAVRAVASHRVPGARSCQVSHRSHRTEPGMVLTLGQGDVGQLGLGESVMERKKPALVPIPEDVVQAEAGGMHTVCLSKSGQVYSFGCNDEGALGRDTSVEGSESVPGKVELQEKVIQVSAGDSHTAALTEDGRVFLWGSFRDNNGVIGLLEPMKKSPVPVQVQLSTPVVKVASGNDHLVMLTADGELYTLGCGEQGQLGRVPELFANRGGRQGLERLLVPKCVMLKSKGSRAHVKFQDAFCGAYFTFAISREGHVYGFGLSNYHQLGTSGTESCFIPQNLTSFKNSTKSWVGFSGGQHHTVCMDSEGKAYSLGRAEYGRLGLGEGAEEKSVPTLISRLPAVTSVACGASVGYAVTQDGRVFAWGMGTNYQLGTGLEEDAWSPVEMTGKQLENRTVLSVSSGGQHTVLLVKDKGQS, from the exons ATGCCGCCCAAGCGTATAGCTAAGAAAAGGTCACCCCCAGAAGATGCCCTCCCAAAGAGCAAGAAGGTGAAGG ACCATCGTAACCAGGCAGTGAGGGCTGTTGCCTCCCACCGAGTTCCGGGCGCCCGCTCCTGCCAAG TCTCACATAGATCCCACAGAACAGAACCAGGCATGGTGCTAACTCTGGGCCAGGGCGACGTGGGCCAGTTGGGACTCGGTGAGAGTGTGATGGAGAGGAAGAAGCCAGCTCTGGTGCCCATTCCAGAGGATGTTGTACAGGCAGAGGCCGGGGGCATGCACACTGTGTGTCTGAGCAAAAGTGGCCAG GTCTACTCGTTCGGCTGCAATGACGAGGGTGCCCTGGGAAGGGACACATCTGTGGAAGGCTCAGAGTCGGTGCCTGGGAAAGTGGAGCTGCAAGAGAAGGTGATACAAGTGTCAGCCGGAGACAGTCACACAGCGGCGCTCACGGAGGATGGCCGAGTCTTCCTTTGGGGCTCCTTCCGG gacaACAACGGTGTGATCGGACTCCTGGAACCCATGAAGAAGAGCCCGGTGCCCGTGCAGGTGCAGCTGAGCACGCCCGTGGTGAAGGTGGCCTCAG gAAATGACCACTTGGTGATGCTGACAGCTGATGGCGAGCTCTACACGTTGGGCTGTGGAGAGCAGGGCCAGCTCGGTCGTGTGCCTGAGTTGTTTGCCAATCGTGGTGGCCGCCAGGGCCTCG AACGACTTCTGGTCCCCAAGTGTGTGATGCTGAAGTCCAAGGGGAGCCGGGCTCACGTGAAGTTCCAGGATGCCTTCTGTGGTGCTTACTTCACCTTCGCCATCTCCCGCGAGGGCCACGTCTATGGCTTCGGCCTCTCCAACTACCATCAGCTTG GAACCTCAGGCACAGAATCTTGCTTTATACCCCAGAACCTGACGTCCTTCAAGAACTCCACCAAGTCCTGGGTGGGCTTCTCTGGTGGCCAACACCACACTGTCTGCATGGATTCGGAAG GGAAGGCGTACAGCCTGGGCCGGGCCGAGTACGGGCGGCTGGGCCTCGGGGAGGGTGCGGAGGAGAAGAGCGTGCCCACCCTCATCTCCAGGCTGCCTGCTGTCACCTCAGTGGCCTGTGGGGCCTCTGTGGGCTATGCCGTGACCCAGGATG GTCGTGTTTTTGCTTGGGGGATGGGCACCAACTACCAGCTGGGCACGGGCCTGGAAGAGGACGCCTGGAGCCCCGTGGAGATGACAGGCAAACAGCTAGAGAACCGCACAGTCCTGTCCGTGTCCAGCGGAGGCCAGCACACAGTCCTCCTGGTCAAGGACAAGGGACAAAGTTGA
- the RCC1 gene encoding regulator of chromosome condensation isoform X2, with translation MPPKRIAKKRSPPEDALPKSKKVKVSHRSHRTEPGMVLTLGQGDVGQLGLGESVMERKKPALVPIPEDVVQAEAGGMHTVCLSKSGQVYSFGCNDEGALGRDTSVEGSESVPGKVELQEKVIQVSAGDSHTAALTEDGRVFLWGSFRDNNGVIGLLEPMKKSPVPVQVQLSTPVVKVASGNDHLVMLTADGELYTLGCGEQGQLGRVPELFANRGGRQGLERLLVPKCVMLKSKGSRAHVKFQDAFCGAYFTFAISREGHVYGFGLSNYHQLGTSGTESCFIPQNLTSFKNSTKSWVGFSGGQHHTVCMDSEGKAYSLGRAEYGRLGLGEGAEEKSVPTLISRLPAVTSVACGASVGYAVTQDGRVFAWGMGTNYQLGTGLEEDAWSPVEMTGKQLENRTVLSVSSGGQHTVLLVKDKGQS, from the exons ATGCCGCCCAAGCGTATAGCTAAGAAAAGGTCACCCCCAGAAGATGCCCTCCCAAAGAGCAAGAAGGTGAAGG TCTCACATAGATCCCACAGAACAGAACCAGGCATGGTGCTAACTCTGGGCCAGGGCGACGTGGGCCAGTTGGGACTCGGTGAGAGTGTGATGGAGAGGAAGAAGCCAGCTCTGGTGCCCATTCCAGAGGATGTTGTACAGGCAGAGGCCGGGGGCATGCACACTGTGTGTCTGAGCAAAAGTGGCCAG GTCTACTCGTTCGGCTGCAATGACGAGGGTGCCCTGGGAAGGGACACATCTGTGGAAGGCTCAGAGTCGGTGCCTGGGAAAGTGGAGCTGCAAGAGAAGGTGATACAAGTGTCAGCCGGAGACAGTCACACAGCGGCGCTCACGGAGGATGGCCGAGTCTTCCTTTGGGGCTCCTTCCGG gacaACAACGGTGTGATCGGACTCCTGGAACCCATGAAGAAGAGCCCGGTGCCCGTGCAGGTGCAGCTGAGCACGCCCGTGGTGAAGGTGGCCTCAG gAAATGACCACTTGGTGATGCTGACAGCTGATGGCGAGCTCTACACGTTGGGCTGTGGAGAGCAGGGCCAGCTCGGTCGTGTGCCTGAGTTGTTTGCCAATCGTGGTGGCCGCCAGGGCCTCG AACGACTTCTGGTCCCCAAGTGTGTGATGCTGAAGTCCAAGGGGAGCCGGGCTCACGTGAAGTTCCAGGATGCCTTCTGTGGTGCTTACTTCACCTTCGCCATCTCCCGCGAGGGCCACGTCTATGGCTTCGGCCTCTCCAACTACCATCAGCTTG GAACCTCAGGCACAGAATCTTGCTTTATACCCCAGAACCTGACGTCCTTCAAGAACTCCACCAAGTCCTGGGTGGGCTTCTCTGGTGGCCAACACCACACTGTCTGCATGGATTCGGAAG GGAAGGCGTACAGCCTGGGCCGGGCCGAGTACGGGCGGCTGGGCCTCGGGGAGGGTGCGGAGGAGAAGAGCGTGCCCACCCTCATCTCCAGGCTGCCTGCTGTCACCTCAGTGGCCTGTGGGGCCTCTGTGGGCTATGCCGTGACCCAGGATG GTCGTGTTTTTGCTTGGGGGATGGGCACCAACTACCAGCTGGGCACGGGCCTGGAAGAGGACGCCTGGAGCCCCGTGGAGATGACAGGCAAACAGCTAGAGAACCGCACAGTCCTGTCCGTGTCCAGCGGAGGCCAGCACACAGTCCTCCTGGTCAAGGACAAGGGACAAAGTTGA
- the RCC1 gene encoding regulator of chromosome condensation isoform X3, with amino-acid sequence MPPKRIAKKRSPPEDALPKSKKVKDHRNQAVRAVASHRVPGARSCQVSHRSHRTEPGMVLTLGQGDVGQLGLGESVMERKKPALVPIPEDVVQAEAGGMHTVCLSKSGQVYSFGCNDEGALGRDTSVEGSESVPGKVELQEKVIQVSAGDSHTAALTEDGRVFLWGSFRDNNGVIGLLEPMKKSPVPVQVQLSTPVVKVASGNDHLVMLTADGELYTLGCGEQGQLGRVPELFANRGGRQGLERLLVPKCVMLKSKGSRAHVKFQDAFCGAYFTFAISREGHVYGFGLSNYHQLGTSGTESCFIPQNLTSFKNSTKSWGRRTAWAGPSTGGWASGRVRRRRACPPSSPGCLLSPQWPVGPLWAMP; translated from the exons ATGCCGCCCAAGCGTATAGCTAAGAAAAGGTCACCCCCAGAAGATGCCCTCCCAAAGAGCAAGAAGGTGAAGG ACCATCGTAACCAGGCAGTGAGGGCTGTTGCCTCCCACCGAGTTCCGGGCGCCCGCTCCTGCCAAG TCTCACATAGATCCCACAGAACAGAACCAGGCATGGTGCTAACTCTGGGCCAGGGCGACGTGGGCCAGTTGGGACTCGGTGAGAGTGTGATGGAGAGGAAGAAGCCAGCTCTGGTGCCCATTCCAGAGGATGTTGTACAGGCAGAGGCCGGGGGCATGCACACTGTGTGTCTGAGCAAAAGTGGCCAG GTCTACTCGTTCGGCTGCAATGACGAGGGTGCCCTGGGAAGGGACACATCTGTGGAAGGCTCAGAGTCGGTGCCTGGGAAAGTGGAGCTGCAAGAGAAGGTGATACAAGTGTCAGCCGGAGACAGTCACACAGCGGCGCTCACGGAGGATGGCCGAGTCTTCCTTTGGGGCTCCTTCCGG gacaACAACGGTGTGATCGGACTCCTGGAACCCATGAAGAAGAGCCCGGTGCCCGTGCAGGTGCAGCTGAGCACGCCCGTGGTGAAGGTGGCCTCAG gAAATGACCACTTGGTGATGCTGACAGCTGATGGCGAGCTCTACACGTTGGGCTGTGGAGAGCAGGGCCAGCTCGGTCGTGTGCCTGAGTTGTTTGCCAATCGTGGTGGCCGCCAGGGCCTCG AACGACTTCTGGTCCCCAAGTGTGTGATGCTGAAGTCCAAGGGGAGCCGGGCTCACGTGAAGTTCCAGGATGCCTTCTGTGGTGCTTACTTCACCTTCGCCATCTCCCGCGAGGGCCACGTCTATGGCTTCGGCCTCTCCAACTACCATCAGCTTG GAACCTCAGGCACAGAATCTTGCTTTATACCCCAGAACCTGACGTCCTTCAAGAACTCCACCAAGTCCTGG GGAAGGCGTACAGCCTGGGCCGGGCCGAGTACGGGCGGCTGGGCCTCGGGGAGGGTGCGGAGGAGAAGAGCGTGCCCACCCTCATCTCCAGGCTGCCTGCTGTCACCTCAGTGGCCTGTGGGGCCTCTGTGGGCTATGCCGTGA